The following nucleotide sequence is from Coffea eugenioides isolate CCC68of chromosome 3, Ceug_1.0, whole genome shotgun sequence.
CCTTTACTTATATTATGCCTTGAACCACTTATGGAATCCACCATCTCAGTTTGGTAGAAGAAGTGATTTGTCAGTTTATTCTTTACGTAATTCCAAGTTGAACAATCTAACACATCCTCTGGGTGGATTATTCTGTTGTTTGACGAAGTGGATAACTAtataaagacaaaaaaaaacaagtacCAATTCTGAAACCGAATAAAATAAGAGGGTCAACCGAAACAGTTGGCGCAAGCTCAACTACGGTACGATGGGATAATTAATTTGCAAGCTTGTTCCTGCATTTTTTATCGGGTCAATCATTTCCAATATGCAAATTTAGAACATTGAAAGTACAGAAGACTATTCAAGTTTCATTTGCTTGAACATTTTGTAAGCTTATTCACAGAAGGAAGTTGCGAAGAAGTTCTTAAAAGGATAAAAAGGAAAGTCATAGTTGTGAGTTATTTTTTGATGAATAACaattgatttaaatttaattttaaaatttaatttttacacatatatCATGTATCTAATCgtgtgatagtgtatatacaaTGTTATTAACAAATCATAGCTTGTAGCAAAACATTATTGTACAAGTGAAAAAGCAAAACATAGCTTGTAGCAAATCTATTTAGAAGGTCAATAAGATGACACACGAAACAGGGTAGACAAATTCAATAATATGTTTTACACTACAAAAAACTAAAGTAACCTTTTGTCGGGTAAAAAAGTACACGTCCAGCTTTGGTCTCATGGTTGCACAATTAACGTTGTCATCTAAAGTTGGACCAAATCAATTATCGAATACAGCTGAGAAATCAGATACCCAAAATCCTTTTGATTGATGATTCTGTCTCTAATTTGATAAATTATATATCACAACTACGAAGTGGTACTCGAGTGCCTTTTTGTTTAAATTAAAACCTCCTACCGGATTATTCCTTTATAATCAACCTACTTTATTCCTGGTTTGAAGATTATTGGCAAATGTGATTGATTGAAGGCTGATGATCTTTGCAAGTGTGAATTTGTTCATGTAATTAGATGGAAAAAGCAAAATAATTGTGTCTCATATCACACAATCTTCAAACAGCTGGGAAGTGTCTCTGTTTtgctctgtgtgtgtgtgtacgcACACAAATATATTGGGTGATTACCTTCATTTTATATATCAGAGACGGAGTTTTATTCTAAAAACAATCAAGACTTGCTTTTTTTAGCTGGCCATTCCACAATATTCCAGGATAGTTCAACACATTTTTCTTAGTGTCTTGGGAAATATTCACTATGGACTGTGTAAAAAGTTAAAAGGAAATCAACTTCTATAACTAAAGAATCAGGGAAATCTATTTCAGACCATCACCAATTAACTTTAGGAATTAACTCAGCCAGATCATGATTTGATGGCCACAACGAATTTGGCAAGCTGTTCTTGACCAAATGCACTTATAATATTGATCGGCTCCATATCATCGCCAAAACAACTAGTAGTATTTTATAAGAAGTCAGCAATTTGCTTTCACAGACTACAATTTGGTTATATGAAGTATTGTAAAAATTCTGTCCTTACGCGTTTGTGAGGTAAGTATCCTTTAGAAAAGTAAGCAGCTAAACTATGCTTGAAAATCAACGATCCTTCACGTAGTTTGACAATATGCATTGGTGGCTAACGTCTACCCATGTCTATTTTCTCAATCCATATGCACTATATATACCCCTCAATGGATTTGGACATTTTGCATCCTCAAAATTGGCTAAGCTTGTTCAGTTTGGTTAAACGTAATGGAGATGAAGATCATCTTTTTTTTACTCTCTTTTACTATTTTTGAGCTCTCCTCTGCCCAGCTTCGAGTTGGTTTCTATAGTTCTTCATGTCCACGAGCAGAGTCGATTGTTAAACAAGTTGTGCAAAAACGGTTTCGCACGGATCGTTCAATAACAGCTGCTTTGCTCCGAATGCACTTTCATGACTGCTTTGTTAGGGTAAGTAGCATACATTTATGGTTAATCTTTTCTATTATGTTAGCATATAGAATATATTGACGGGTCTAAATGTAAGACACATTagtttaataaattttacaTATGTGACATGCATTTATACCAGTTAGAATCTACACTGCCAAAGTATAAAAAATTTATCCATACGTTTAGCcccttttttttggttatttatacaagatataacaaatgGAACTTGAGGGATTTCCAACTATTTCAAGAGGAATTTCCTTGGACCCTTTTCGGATATAGTCATTTTGCATGGtaatcttttcttcttttttttttggttaggcAACTGGAATTTTATccatcaaaatctatttttattattattttcttttttgcaaCTTTATGCCACAATGAAGTTTTTACAAGGTTTTTGATGGGCACACAATTAAAGGAAATTAAGTAATAGATGGCAGGTAGCTGTACATGCAGGACATTTTCAACGCGAATTCACATTTCATATTGGATGCAGGGTTGTGATGCATCAATATTGATAGATTCCACCAAGTCCAAGTCATCGGAGAAAGATGCCGGACCAAACCTAACCGTAAGAGGATTTGAGCTAATTGACGAAGCCAAGAGAAATCTAGAGGCTGCTTGCCCTTCATCTGTCTCCTGTGCCGATATCATAACATTAGCAACCCGCGATGCAGTCGCATTAGCCGGTGGCCCTGCTTATAATGTGCCAACAGGCAGGCGAGACGGGCAAGTTTCCGACTCCTCCGAAGTAAATCTGCCAGGACCTAGCCTTTCCATATCAGATGCAGCACAATTCTTCACCGCCAAAGGGCTAACACTCAATGACATGGTGGTCCTTTTGGGTGCACATACAGTTGGAGTTGCACATTGCGGTTTCTTCCGAGACCGGCTCTTTGATTTTCAGGGCAGAGGGAAACCTGATCCTACTATGGACCCTGCATTGGCTGCTAGACTCCTGAGGATCTGCGGTACACAATCCAGGCCATTGAATAGGGATCCAACAATTTTTTTGGACCAGAATACATCCTTCATTGTTGATAAGCAGTTCTATAATCAAATAAAGTCTGGGAAAGGGATCATGCAGATCGATCAAGAACTTGCCTTGGATAAGCTAAGTGCTCCTCTGGTCTCAAGATTGGCTGCCAATGACGCCCTATTTCAACAAAGTTTTGCAAATGCTATGATCAAGATGGGACGCGTTGAAGTCCTTGTTGGAAGAGCTggagaaattaggaaaaattgtaGAGTTTTTAACCCAACAAAGCCTAAGGGCAGAACTGGCTAAAATCGTTGGCAGTTATTTGGATTTTCAAGGTTCCAAAAGGTGGTatccctttgttttttttttgtgaattggaTTAGTTCTTTTATTCCTAGCTTTCTTTGTTAAGATGTCGTTTGTACATGAAATTTATATCTTGTAAAAGCTATACTAATTCAAATAAAGTGGTTTTCTTAtggttttttattttaaatttttgcgtGTTCTTAAGgtttttattttgggatttttgtgttatttttttGGGTGTCACTGTAGACGTGTACATAAACTACACGTGTTTAAAAGAAACTCGAATTTATATGCACCTATAGTTTCTTTAGAAACGTTAAGCATGTATAACTTTATTCCAAAATGGACAATGAATTTCATTTCATAGTCGTGTATACCATAGAACTTTCCATTTTATTCTCCTCTTCAATACAAATGAACCGATCCTTCATAATGATGGTCCCATCATCAGCTGAATTTCACTTATAGCACATAGTATGTCAATGAATAATTATAGGAATAATTTCACAAAGTCCCGTGGAGGCTTCTGCTAATTTCAACTAGCACCTTTTTAATTTCGAATATTTCTCTTACTTCATAGTTTTTGGAAACAAATTTACCCCCTGTGAGAAAAAGTgaatgaaaaaatttgaaaggaAAATCTAAAACCAAACGTCATTCTGAAATTACCCTTGAAGCTCTCAAAATTATGAAATGTAATACACTTTAAAAAtggaataaaaaaagaagaacaagaagaaattGGTCCAACATTCTTAATacaaaacaagaataaataagtCTCATATCTGTTGACCGGTAAGCCAATATAACTATTACCAGTGCAACGTTGTTTCCCGTGAGGAactgattaaaaaaaaaagaagctctTAATGCAACAAAAATTAGCATGCCATTTCCTATTGAATTAAGTGGTAATAAGTTCTTAGCTTTTAAGTGGAGCGAGCAAAGAAACTTAAGTCCTAGGCACTGTTCTCCAAAGCACAAGGATGGCAAGCTATATGAGAGAACTCCTTGCAATTAGCAACATACTTGAGGATCAACAATCGAATTTGTAGTTTTGGTCATAAAGCAGTAATAAGAGATTCCAGGAGCCATAACAATGTATACTTTTTTGTTCAAAACAATGTATATGAGTTACACTTTTGCTGTATAAAATGCTACTTCTTCCATTGGAAATTTTAGTAAAATGATCATTTGAGTAAAATCAACAAGTACtaattttttgtaaactcaCTTTGATTTGAAGAAGTTGTTACACTAAGGGTATTATAGACAATTTGGACCTTCTAATCATGATACTGACAAGGGAGGATGGTGTAATATTTAAAATTAGAAAGGTGAAATTGTCGAAAAACTTCAagggagatttctgaaattatcccataagTGAACAAATTAATTACTCAATAAGACTAGGTAAATTATAAAAATGGTAAgcttataatttattaataaaacATCCTTGAATTCCGGGTCGTATCTTTCTTTAACTTGTGACTTGTCCGATCAGTTGAGGTATATAATGATATGATAATTCTATTAGGTTTTCCCCTTTATGATCGTTATATTCAagattaattataaaataactaTAGAAATAATATCTTTCaaatacctttttatctcaaatATATTATATCACAAAAAATGTCATAATAATtgttccaaataatatttcaaacaatCTCCTATCCACAAAATTATTAGTATTCAAGGTCAAATAGAGAAAAATATACATAAGGCAGTAAGCGAAAACTTATACGGCACAACAATTAGATTTTCATTGCCTTATGTAGAATCAAAAAAATGTATCTTTTCCATTATCATTTCTATCTATCAATAATTTCGCGTTTTTCTCATCTTTGAAAGCCTTCAACCCCAAGATACACTCTAACAACTTTCGGACTAATTAGTATTGTTTGTTCCTAGGTTGCATGTTTTACTAAAAATCAATCTCATGAAATTGTAAATGTCAACACCTTATGCATTAAGTTATCCCCATGGTTTTTAATGTAAACTAGATATGTGAATTAAACCTTCTACTTacaatttcttgtattttatcATCCAACCCAACTCCAAGCCCCAAC
It contains:
- the LOC113766712 gene encoding peroxidase 44-like, producing the protein MKIIFFLLSFTIFELSSAQLRVGFYSSSCPRAESIVKQVVQKRFRTDRSITAALLRMHFHDCFVRGCDASILIDSTKSKSSEKDAGPNLTVRGFELIDEAKRNLEAACPSSVSCADIITLATRDAVALAGGPAYNVPTGRRDGQVSDSSEVNLPGPSLSISDAAQFFTAKGLTLNDMVVLLGAHTVGVAHCGFFRDRLFDFQGRGKPDPTMDPALAARLLRICGTQSRPLNRDPTIFLDQNTSFIVDKQFYNQIKSGKGIMQIDQELALDKLSAPLVSRLAANDALFQQSFANAMIKMGRVEVLVGRAGEIRKNCRVFNPTKPKGRTG